A part of Osmerus mordax isolate fOsmMor3 chromosome 10, fOsmMor3.pri, whole genome shotgun sequence genomic DNA contains:
- the LOC136950959 gene encoding rho GTPase-activating protein SYDE1, whose protein sequence is MAEPLLKRTFSRLRGKDRSRRKTDTKLNDIQGKSDTTQSSSSSSSSAMVSAPPPAEDSSPPRTQITVAKKQQWAKQACSFRDPHAQASSLAYRSQDRESSSGKAQASPQAWSQRTVTEEGLERVRANSGCEQTLSTPPCESPSIGTGLPELTPPLAGIPEIPCSTVKLSGQGAYLQSLDRSSRAWILSTGKAQASEEARWLLPSGCLSEGRQQGLEGDKNIWYNPIPEEEDSGGGAGRIDRERDRDRENPWRRRGEAEGGGDSVLDPQTRAQRRAGLVVTADISGGAACLERHATQCPSGGASPGSAHRTTDITAENTDLLQCEPMVSASSDSPASQKKGGAASTSGGGASESPGSQKRGGGASSMIDRIKSPGTVRKLSMKMKKLPELRRKLSLRSSRSARQTASSPSAARECEGSSAPHSPSGGRKETSSNVISRYHLDTSTPARPQRRSSRGRHTSKGGYLSDGDSPELLPRQASSAPRGSGGVAGQEGGVREVSGFTLYNGADQPRCVHRVSGLLTVHLLGLGELLRCPVSQGPGSVVPGHGSTTPPSLAPGSTAPAPCRPEASKEVFCAIQVDGVTRARTSLLTCRGPALPLNHTFHLELERAKLLRLVVLSPHTPSTNQSQGQSQTRNRVCGLGAISIPPLFKASRSQQLCVRLEPRGLLYVKLTLQEQWDPPSPRPSDQQPPAVFGLELRHLVDKEGSAFPVPLLIQKCVAEIEKRGLKGVGLYRLCGSAAVKKELRDAFERDSAAVTLNEDLYPDINVITGILKDYLRELPSPLITRTLYEVVLEAMSLRPSRTADLRAAESWAADPQLSQSTVALLQCLPEPERATLSVLLDHLSLVASYSHSNRMTHQNLAVCFGPVLLTPTQEAWRPYPPGGPAGSGGSVAPAGRGGRSFAHSEEIASAVDFKRHIEALHYLLQLWPVPRARDSNEPQPLPTLPSPVTQNPLQRHCQRLPLRLDLPQDVVVSRRGRGRLESPPCNRYAGDWSVCGRDFLSGEEADYDEVAGSESDPEEEEEEEEEEEKKEEGWSSYVDDFALDFDAPFSCRLSLKDFDTLISDLERELSKQINICL, encoded by the exons ATGGCTGAGCCCTTGCTGAAGCGAACCTTCTCGCGGCTGCGGGGAAAGGACCGATCCCGGCGGAAAACGGACACCAAACTCAATG ACATACAAGGGAAGAGCGACACCACTCAGAGctcatcatcgtcatcgtcaTCAGCGATGGTGTCTGCACCCCCCCCGGCAGAGGATTCTTCCCCCCCTCGGACTCAGATCACCGTTGCCAAGAAACAGCAGTGGGCCAAGCAAGCTTGCTCCTTCAGGGACCCCCATGCCCAGGCCTCCAGTCTGGCCTACAGGTCTCAGGATCGGGAAAGCAGCTCAGGAAAGGCCCAGGCTTCTCCACAGGCCTGGAGCCAGAGGACAGTGACTGAGGAGGGCTTGGAAAGGGTGCGTGCCAACTCAGGCTGTGAGCAGACGCTCTCTACGCCCCCCTGTGAGTCTCCCAGCATCGGCACAGGCCTCCCAGAGCTCACCCCGCCGCTGGCTGGCATCCCTGAGATCCCCTGTAGCACGGTCAAGCTCTCTGGCCAAGGAGCCTACCTTCAGAGCCTGGACAGGAGTAGCCGAGCCTGGATACTGTCCACAGGAAAGGCCCAGGCTTCTGAGGAGGCCAGGTGGCTGCTGCCCTCTGGCTGTTTGTCAGAGGGAAGGCAGCAGGGCCTGGAGGGGGACAAAAACATCTGGTACAACCCCATCCCCGAGGAGGAGGACTCtgggggaggagcaggcaggatagacagagagagggacagagacagagagaacccctggcgaaggagaggagaggcggagggagggggggacagtgtGCTCGACCCCCAGACCAGAGCGCAGAGGCGGGCAGGGCTGGTGGTGACGGCCGACATCAGTGGAGGGGCAGCGTGTCTGGAGCGCCATGCCACCCAGTGTCCATCAGGTGGAGCCAGTCCAGGGAGTGCCCACCGCACCACTGACATCACGGCAGAGAACACAG acctGCTCCAGTGTGAGCCTATGGTGTCCGCGTCATCAGACAGCCCCGCCTCTCAAAAAAAGGGGGGCGCGGCAAGCACCAGCGGAGGCGGGGCCTCAGAAAGCCCGGGCTCTCAGAAGCGTGGGGGTGGGGCCAGCAGCATGATCGACAGGATCAAGTCTCCGGGCACCGTCAGGAAACTCTCCATGAAGATGAAGAAGCTTCCGGAACTCCGACGCAAACTCAGCCTGCGCTCCTCGCGCTCTGCCCGTCAGACCGCCTCCAGCCCCTCGGCGGCGAGGGAATGCGAGGGGTCGTCGGCGCCCCACTCTCCCTCCGGCGGACGCAAGGAGACGTCCAGTAACGTGATCAGCCGCTACCATCTGGACACCAGCACCCCGGCGCGCCCGCAGAGACGATCCTCCAGGGGGCGCCACACCAGCAAAGGGGGATACCTGAGTGACGGGGACTCCCCTGAGCTGCTCCCCAGGCAGGCCTCCTCAGCCCCCCGGGGCAGTGGGGGGGTTGcaggccaggagggaggggtgagggaggtgagcgGGTTCACCCTCTACAATGGAGCCGACCAGCCCAGGTGTGTCCACCGGGTGTCTGGCCTGCTGACTGTGCACCTGCTGGGGCTAGGCGAGCTGCTCAGGTGCCCTGTCTCCCAGGGCCCTGGTTCTGTTGTCCCTGGTCACGGTTCCACTACCCCACCTAGCCTTGCTCCTGGTTCGactgcccctgccccctgcaggcCGGAGGCCAGCAAGGAAGTGTTCTGTGCCATCCAGGTGGACGGGGTGACCCGCGCCcgcacctccctcctcacctgccgtggccccgccctccctctGAACCACACCTTCCacctggagctggagagggccaaGCTGCTCCGCCTGGTGGTGctcagcccacacacacccagtaccaACCAGAGCCAGGGCCAGAGCCAGACCCGCAAccgtgtgtgtgggctgggggCCATCTCCATACCTCCTCTGTTCAAAG CGAGTCGTtcccagcagctgtgtgtgcgtctggagCCCCGGGGCCTGCTGTATGTGAAGCTGACGCTGCAGGAGCAGTGGGACCCTCCGTCCCCCCGCCCCTCAGACCAGCAGCCCCCTGCTGTGTTCGGCCTGGAGCTgcgccacctggtggacaaggaGGGCTCTGCCTTCCCCGTGCCACTCCTCATCCAGAAGTGTGTGGCTGAGATCGAGAAGAGAGGCCTTAAG ggggtgGGCCTGTATCGTCTATGTGGCTCAGCTGctgtgaagaaggagctgagggaCGCTTTTGAGAGAGACAGCGCTGCCGTGACCCTTAATGAAGACCTGTATCCAGACATCAATGTCATAACTg GCATTCTGAAGGACTACCTAAGGGAACTACCCTCGCCCCTGATCACCAGGACCCTGTACGAGGTGGTGCTGGAGGCCATGTCATTGCGTCCCTCCCGCACTGCAGACCTGCGTGCTGCAGAGTCCTGGGCTGCAGATCCCCAGCTGTCCCAGAGCACTGTGGCCTTGCTGCAGTGTCTGCCTGAACCTGAAAGA gccacTCTGTCGGTACTGCTGGACCATCTCAGCCTCGTGGCCTCCTACAGCCATAGTAACAGGATGACCCACCAGAACCTGGCTGTGTGTTTTGGCCCGGTGCTGCTGACCCCTACCCAGGAGGCCTGGAGGCCCTATCCTCCTGGAGGGCCTGCTGGGTCTGGGGGGTCTGTGGCGCCGGCGGGCCGAGGGGGACGGAGCTTTGCGCACAGTGAGGAGATTGCCAGTGCTGTGGACTTCAAGAGACACATTGAGGCCCTCCACTATCTGCTGCAGCTCTGGCCAG TCCCTAGAGCCAGAGACAGCAATGAGCCCCAACCCCTTCCCACCTTACCCAGCCCTGTTACCCAGAACCCCTTGCAGCGGCATTGTCAGCGTCTTCCCCTGCGCCTCGACCTGCCGCAGGATGTAGTGGTGTCAcggagggggcgtggccgcCTGGAGAGCCCCCCTTGCAATCGTTACGCTGGcgattggagtgtgtgtggtcgagacttcctgtctggggaGGAAGCTGATTATGACGAGGTGGCAGGGAGCGAGAGTgacccagaggaagaggaggaggaggaggaagaagaggagaagaaggaggagggatggtccTCGTATGTGGATGACTTTGCCCTGGACTTTGATGCTCCATTCAGCTGCAGACTAAGTCTGAAGGACTTTGATACACTGATCtcagacctggagagagagctgtctaaACAGATCAATATCTGTctttga
- the ppp1r3cb gene encoding protein phosphatase 1 regulatory subunit 3C-B encodes MNCTRVLHILNPRPLSGPIMPVDMAMRFCLSHSPPVRSFLSSYEDCRSRSNAPHATLRPCINTRGGAAAASEPPGSPRQSRGSPTTRPRTMPKKRVVFADSKGMSLTAIHIFKEFDEDPLAELQFDLADLEKATAGLKISMERGLVLDFAQPAADYLDFRSRLKKNQVCLENCTVQDRTLTGTVKVCNVSFEKSVSVRITQDSWATFQDVECSYMNNVYGGPDTDTFSFSVDLPDAPAPQQCVEFCMRYHTPEQTYWDNNDGNNYRLVASDGDGEQASGGLGSGLTSSSAAIPTPSSQEFKRDMKQEMEFDQFGSPRTSSGFFPEWQSWGRIENTTIYW; translated from the exons ATGAATTGTACAAG gGTTCTCCACATACTGAACCCCAGACCCCTCTCAGGCCCCATCATGCCAGTGGACATGGCCATGCGGTTCTGTCTGTCCCACTCCCCGCCCGTCCGGAGCTTTCTGAGCTCCTACGAGGACTGCCGCTCCCGTTCCAATGCTCCCCACGCCACCCTGCGACCCTGCATTAACACCCGAGGAGGGGCAGCGGCTGCCAGCGAGCCCCCTGGTAGCCCCCGCCAGAGCAGGGGCAGCCCCACCACCAGGCCCAGGACCATGCCCAAGAAGAGGGTGGTGTTTGCGGACTCCAAAGGCATGTCCCTCACGGCCATCCACATTTTCAAAGAGTTTGATGAGGACCCTCTGGCTGAGCTGCAGTTTGACCTAGCAGACCTGGAGAAAGCCACCGCTGGCCTTAAGATCTCCATGGAGCGCGGCCTGGTGTTGGACTTCGCCCAGCCTGCCGCGGACTACCTGGATTTCCGGAGCCGGCTAAAGAAGAACCAGGTCTGTTTGGAGAACTGCACCGTCCAGGACCGCACGCTTACCGGCACCGTCAAGGTCTGCAACGTCAGCTTCGAGAAGTCCGTCTCCGTCCGGATCACGCAGGACTCGTGGGCGACCTTCCAGGACGTGGAGTGCAGCTACATGAACAACGTGTACGGTGGGCCAGACACCGACACCTTTTCCTTCTCGGTGGACCTGCCGGACGCCCCGGCGccacagcagtgtgtggagTTCTGCATGCGGTACCACACCCCGGAGCAGACCTACTGGGACAACAACGACGGGAACAACTACCGCTTGGTGGCGTCGGATGGAGACGGAGAGCAGGCCAGCGGCGGGCTCGGCTCCGGCcttacctcctcctccgccgccaTCCCTACCCCGTCATCGCAAGAGTTCAAGCGGGACATGAAGCAGGAGATGGAGTTTGATCAGTTTGGATCGCCCAGGACGTCCAGCGGCTTCTTCCCAGAGTGGCAGAGCTGGGGCCGGATCGAGAACACCACCATCTACTGGTGA